One genomic region from Streptomyces venezuelae encodes:
- a CDS encoding P1 family peptidase has translation MTHPQEVRAGDAHEARDAITDVSGVRVGHARVAGAGALSGTTVVLAPEGGVVAGVDVRGGGPGTRETDALDPRNVVQRIDAVVLTGGSAYGLDSAAGVMAWLEERHRGVRVGPDPAHVVPVVPAACVFDLGRGGDFSARPDAATGRAAVEAADASGDHARVETGAVGAGTGAVVGGLRGGVGTASAVLESGITVGALVVVNAVGSAVDPATGVPYGSWFEGGGAGAVVPAAAVHEAALRRLAEARAASAPPPLNTTLAVVATDAVLTRAQAQKVAGTAHDGIARAIRPVHLMNDGDTVFALATGRRELPEEPGPLALNEILAAGADLVTRAIVRALLAAPGGQRGPGGDFPSYGELYEGDANR, from the coding sequence ATGACACACCCCCAGGAAGTGAGAGCCGGGGACGCCCACGAGGCCCGGGACGCCATTACCGACGTGAGCGGGGTGCGCGTGGGGCACGCGCGCGTGGCGGGGGCCGGGGCGTTGAGCGGGACCACGGTCGTGCTCGCGCCGGAGGGCGGGGTCGTCGCCGGCGTGGATGTGCGGGGCGGCGGGCCTGGTACGCGGGAGACGGACGCGCTCGACCCGCGGAACGTGGTCCAGCGGATCGACGCGGTCGTCCTGACCGGCGGCAGCGCCTACGGGCTGGACTCGGCCGCCGGGGTCATGGCCTGGCTGGAGGAGCGGCACAGGGGCGTGCGGGTGGGGCCCGATCCGGCCCATGTGGTGCCGGTCGTGCCCGCCGCGTGCGTCTTCGACCTGGGGCGCGGCGGCGACTTCTCGGCCCGGCCGGACGCGGCGACGGGGCGGGCGGCGGTGGAGGCGGCCGACGCGAGCGGGGACCACGCGCGCGTGGAGACGGGCGCGGTCGGCGCGGGCACCGGGGCCGTCGTCGGCGGGCTGCGGGGCGGGGTGGGGACGGCGAGCGCGGTCCTGGAGTCGGGGATCACGGTCGGCGCGCTGGTCGTGGTGAACGCGGTCGGTTCGGCCGTCGACCCGGCGACGGGCGTCCCGTACGGGAGCTGGTTCGAGGGCGGCGGGGCCGGGGCCGTCGTCCCGGCGGCGGCGGTGCACGAGGCGGCGCTGCGGCGGCTCGCGGAGGCCCGGGCGGCGAGCGCCCCTCCCCCGCTCAACACGACGCTCGCCGTCGTCGCCACGGACGCGGTGCTCACGCGCGCGCAGGCGCAGAAGGTCGCGGGCACGGCGCACGACGGCATCGCGCGCGCCATCCGTCCTGTGCACCTGATGAACGACGGGGACACCGTCTTCGCGCTCGCCACCGGGCGGCGGGAGCTTCCGGAGGAGCCGGGGCCGCTCGCCCTGAACGAGATCCTGGCGGCCGGCGCCGACCTGGTGACCCGGGCGATCGTCCGGGCCCTGCTCGCGGCTCCCGGCGGGCAGCGCGGCCCGGGCGGCGACTTCCCCTCGTACGGCGAGCTCTACGAGGGAGACGCGAACAGGTGA
- a CDS encoding low temperature requirement protein A: protein MTQPFLPLTARSREESHRAATPLELFFDLCFVVAVAQAGAELVHAVAENHTGEGVLDYAMVFFAIWWAWMNFTWFASAYDNDDVLYRVVTLVQIAGVLVLAAGVSRAFQDHDFLVVYIGYVVMRLALAFQWLRAAHHATDRAERTMCRRYAGGVVAVQIGWLALVLAPEPARGWVFLVMVLAELAVPVYAEKDAPSTWHPHHIAERYGLFTIIVLGETVAAATVAVKSGVAENDALGELLPIAVGGLLLVFAAWWIYFVVPAHDRLTSSRQGFLWGYGHYVIFSSAAAVGAGLEIAVEQAVGEAHISTSAASAAVTIPSAVFLFSVWLLHARYFKIGIAQQLVLPVASLAILLCTFAGRWAVLAAGLVAAATVATGVTLTARNPASRASAA from the coding sequence ATGACACAACCGTTTCTCCCCCTCACCGCCCGCTCCCGCGAGGAGTCCCACCGGGCCGCCACCCCCCTGGAACTCTTCTTCGACCTGTGCTTCGTCGTCGCCGTCGCGCAGGCGGGCGCGGAGCTCGTGCACGCGGTCGCCGAGAACCACACCGGCGAGGGGGTCCTCGACTACGCGATGGTGTTCTTCGCCATCTGGTGGGCGTGGATGAACTTCACCTGGTTCGCCTCGGCCTACGACAACGACGACGTCCTCTACCGCGTCGTCACACTCGTCCAGATCGCCGGCGTCCTCGTCCTCGCCGCCGGCGTCTCGCGCGCCTTCCAGGACCACGACTTCCTCGTCGTCTACATCGGCTACGTCGTCATGCGGCTCGCGCTCGCATTCCAGTGGCTGCGCGCCGCCCACCACGCCACCGACCGCGCCGAGCGGACGATGTGCCGGCGGTACGCGGGCGGGGTCGTCGCCGTCCAGATCGGCTGGCTCGCGCTCGTCCTCGCTCCCGAGCCCGCCCGGGGCTGGGTCTTCCTCGTCATGGTGCTGGCGGAGCTCGCCGTGCCCGTGTACGCGGAGAAGGACGCGCCCAGCACCTGGCACCCGCACCACATCGCGGAGCGGTACGGCCTGTTCACCATCATCGTCCTCGGCGAGACCGTCGCCGCGGCGACCGTCGCGGTGAAGTCCGGTGTCGCGGAGAACGACGCCCTCGGCGAGCTCCTGCCGATCGCCGTCGGCGGCCTGCTGCTCGTCTTCGCCGCATGGTGGATCTACTTCGTCGTGCCCGCCCACGACCGGCTGACCTCCAGCCGCCAGGGCTTCCTGTGGGGCTACGGCCATTACGTCATCTTCTCCTCGGCCGCCGCGGTGGGCGCGGGCCTGGAGATCGCCGTCGAACAGGCCGTGGGCGAGGCCCACATCTCCACCTCCGCAGCGTCCGCCGCCGTGACGATCCCGTCGGCGGTCTTCCTGTTCTCCGTCTGGCTGCTGCACGCCCGTTACTTCAAGATCGGCATCGCCCAGCAGCTCGTCCTGCCCGTGGCCTCGCTCGCGATCCTGCTGTGTACGTTCGCGGGCCGCTGGGCGGTCCTCGCCGCGGGCCTCGTCGCGGCGGCCACGGTCGCGACCGGAGTGACCCTGACCGCCCGCAACCCTGCGTCGCGGGCCTCGGCAGCCTGA
- a CDS encoding MFS transporter — MSSVAQDSRAVGRSPVSYDPEQYRPGKPITDWEPENELFWKSIGKKVATRNLWIAVPALLVAFVVWQVWSVTATNLKDVGFGFSTSQLFWLTAIPGLTGGTARILYTFLGPMVGQRRFTALSTVVLIVPLIWLGIAIQDPTTPYGVMVAIAALCGIGGANFASSLANIGFFFPKAKKGSATGINGGLGNLGVSVVQLLTPIVITWSTIAIGSAQHKADGTPVHLQNAAFLWVPVLLVLAAVAWFGQNDLQVASTPFSQQKIIFKRKHNWLMTWLYVGTFGSFIGFAAALPMLIKTTFPDYSVATYAWMGPAVGALARWGGGWIADKWGGARVTILSFVGMAVSIIGVIDFLPSGSDGGSFYGFFFCFLAAFFFSGIGNGSTFRQIPVIFRSTHLKGLTEGTPEYTKALKQAEMESGAVTGFTSAVAAYGFFFIPALFASVAVTSAMWGFVAFYVSCMVVTWWFYARKSAEAPS, encoded by the coding sequence ATGAGTTCCGTAGCCCAGGACAGCAGAGCGGTCGGCCGGTCACCCGTCTCGTACGACCCGGAGCAGTACCGCCCGGGGAAGCCGATCACCGACTGGGAGCCCGAGAACGAGCTCTTCTGGAAGTCGATCGGCAAGAAGGTCGCCACCCGCAACCTGTGGATCGCGGTCCCCGCGCTGCTCGTGGCCTTCGTCGTCTGGCAGGTCTGGTCGGTCACCGCGACCAACCTCAAGGACGTCGGCTTCGGCTTCTCCACCTCGCAGCTGTTCTGGCTGACGGCCATCCCCGGTCTGACCGGCGGCACGGCCCGGATCCTCTACACCTTCCTCGGCCCGATGGTCGGCCAGCGCCGTTTCACCGCGCTGTCGACGGTCGTCCTGATCGTGCCGCTGATCTGGCTCGGCATCGCCATCCAGGACCCGACGACCCCGTACGGAGTGATGGTCGCCATCGCCGCCCTCTGCGGCATCGGCGGCGCGAACTTCGCCTCCTCCCTCGCCAACATCGGCTTCTTCTTCCCCAAGGCGAAGAAGGGCAGCGCGACCGGCATCAACGGCGGTCTCGGCAACCTCGGCGTCTCCGTCGTCCAGCTCCTGACCCCGATCGTCATCACCTGGTCGACCATCGCGATCGGCTCGGCCCAGCACAAGGCCGACGGCACCCCCGTCCACCTGCAGAACGCCGCCTTCCTCTGGGTCCCGGTGCTCCTGGTCCTGGCGGCCGTCGCCTGGTTCGGGCAGAACGACCTCCAGGTGGCCTCGACCCCGTTCAGTCAGCAGAAGATCATCTTCAAGCGCAAGCACAACTGGCTGATGACCTGGCTGTACGTCGGCACCTTCGGCTCCTTCATCGGCTTCGCCGCCGCCCTGCCGATGCTCATCAAGACCACGTTCCCGGACTACTCCGTCGCCACCTACGCCTGGATGGGCCCGGCCGTCGGCGCCCTCGCCCGCTGGGGCGGCGGCTGGATCGCCGACAAGTGGGGCGGCGCGCGCGTCACGATCCTGTCCTTCGTGGGCATGGCCGTCTCGATCATCGGAGTGATCGACTTCCTGCCCTCGGGCAGCGACGGCGGCTCCTTCTACGGCTTCTTCTTCTGCTTCCTCGCCGCGTTCTTCTTCTCCGGAATCGGCAACGGCTCGACCTTCCGGCAGATCCCGGTCATCTTCCGCAGCACCCACCTCAAGGGCCTCACGGAAGGCACCCCGGAATACACGAAGGCGCTGAAGCAGGCGGAAATGGAATCGGGTGCCGTCACCGGATTCACCTCGGCCGTCGCCGCCTACGGGTTCTTCTTCATCCCGGCCCTCTTCGCCTCGGTGGCCGTGACCAGCGCGATGTGGGGATTCGTCGCCTTCTACGTCAGCTGCATGGTCGTGACCTGGTGGTTCTACGCCCGCAAGAGCGCCGAGGCGCCCAGCTGA
- the pflA gene encoding pyruvate formate-lyase-activating protein, whose translation MTTLALGSATPVTPAAAATQRPSEGSVHSWDLSIGVDGPGTRFVTFLSGCPLTCLYCHNPDTWRMRSGKRTSADDLIAEASKYVRFISASGGGATVSGGEPLLQPVFTGELLHRMKHELGLDTALDTSGFLGVRATDALLRDTDLVLLDIKSWDPDTYKKVTGRPLRPTLDFARRLADLGQEVHVRFVLVPGLTDDPANVEGVAAFAAGLGNVSRVDILPFHKLGEAKWQALAKPFTLHGTPSPTPEQVAAAREVFLSHGLHAV comes from the coding sequence ATGACCACCCTCGCCCTCGGCTCCGCCACCCCGGTCACCCCGGCCGCCGCCGCGACCCAGCGGCCCTCCGAGGGCTCGGTCCACTCCTGGGACCTGTCCATCGGGGTCGACGGACCCGGCACCCGCTTCGTCACCTTCCTCTCCGGCTGCCCCCTCACCTGTCTCTACTGCCACAACCCCGACACCTGGAGGATGCGCAGCGGCAAGCGCACCTCCGCCGACGACCTGATCGCCGAGGCGTCCAAGTACGTCCGCTTCATCTCCGCCTCAGGCGGCGGCGCCACCGTCTCCGGCGGCGAACCGCTCCTCCAGCCCGTCTTCACCGGCGAGCTGCTGCACCGGATGAAGCACGAGCTCGGCCTCGACACGGCCCTCGACACCTCGGGCTTCCTCGGCGTCCGCGCCACCGACGCCCTGCTCCGCGACACCGACCTGGTCCTGCTCGACATCAAGTCCTGGGACCCGGACACCTACAAGAAGGTCACCGGCCGCCCGCTGCGGCCGACCCTGGACTTCGCCCGGCGCCTCGCCGACCTCGGCCAGGAGGTCCACGTCCGCTTCGTGCTCGTCCCGGGGCTCACCGACGACCCCGCCAACGTCGAGGGAGTCGCCGCCTTCGCCGCCGGTCTCGGCAACGTCTCCCGCGTGGACATCCTCCCCTTCCACAAGCTCGGCGAAGCGAAGTGGCAAGCACTCGCCAAGCCGTTCACCCTCCACGGCACCCCGTCCCCGACGCCCGAGCAGGTCGCCGCGGCCCGCGAGGTCTTCCTCTCCCACGGCCTGCACGCCGTCTGA
- the pflB gene encoding formate C-acetyltransferase, which translates to MTATPAEATVTERAWKGFKGGLWRDAIDVRDFIQQNYTPYEGDDSFLAGPTERTTAVWKAITDEFPEERAKGVHDVSYDVPSTITAHAPGYIDRDKDLIVGLQTDAPLKRAIMPNGGWRMVAGALETYGYPVSEDLEKVFTEYRKTHNAGVFDAYTPEIRAARKAGIVTGLPDAYGRGRIIGDYRRVALYGVDRLVAVKKEEKEGLDSLPAGHRSLEETIRLREELAEQIRALGELKAMAASYGHDVSGPATTGREAIQWLYFAYLAAVKEQNGAAMSLGRTSTFLDVYLQRDIEGGLLTEEQAQELVDDFIIKLRIVRFLRTPEYDELFSGDPTWVTESIAGMGEDGRPLVTRTSFRYLQTLYNLGPAPEPNMTVLWSPRLPQGFKEFCAEVSIDTSSVQYESDELMRPRFGDDTAIACCVSAMPVGKQMQFFGARVNLAKTLLYAINGGRDEKSGAQVGPATDALTSDVLDYDEVMARFDEQMEWLASVYVHALNVIHYMHDRYAYERIEMALHDRDVRRTMACGIAGLSVAADSLAAVKYAKVTPVRDETGLATDYVIDGEYPAYGNNDERVDEIAVGLVEEFMRKVRKHPTYRNAEHTQSVLTITSNVVYGKKTGNTPDGRRAGEPFSPGANPMNGRDTHGYVASALSVAKLPYEDAEDGISLTNTVTPDGLGRTPEERIRNLAGVLDGYMAGDGFHMNVNVLNRDVLKDAIEHPENHPQLTIRVSGYAVNFVRLTREQQLDVLNRTFHGSL; encoded by the coding sequence GTGACTGCTACCCCTGCTGAGGCAACGGTGACCGAGCGGGCCTGGAAGGGCTTCAAGGGCGGACTCTGGCGCGACGCCATCGACGTCCGCGACTTCATCCAGCAGAACTACACCCCGTACGAGGGCGACGACTCCTTCCTCGCCGGCCCCACCGAGCGGACCACCGCCGTGTGGAAGGCCATCACGGACGAGTTCCCCGAGGAGCGCGCCAAGGGCGTTCACGACGTCTCGTACGACGTCCCCTCCACCATCACCGCCCACGCTCCCGGCTACATCGACCGCGACAAGGACCTGATCGTCGGCCTCCAGACCGACGCCCCGCTGAAGCGCGCGATCATGCCGAACGGCGGCTGGCGCATGGTCGCCGGCGCCCTGGAGACCTACGGCTACCCGGTCTCCGAAGACCTGGAGAAGGTCTTCACCGAGTACCGCAAGACCCACAACGCCGGTGTCTTCGACGCGTACACCCCCGAGATCCGCGCCGCCCGCAAGGCCGGCATCGTCACCGGCCTCCCCGACGCCTACGGCCGCGGCCGCATCATCGGCGACTACCGCCGCGTCGCGCTCTACGGCGTCGACCGCCTCGTCGCGGTGAAGAAGGAGGAGAAGGAGGGGCTCGACTCCCTCCCCGCCGGTCACCGTTCGCTGGAGGAGACCATCCGTCTCCGCGAGGAGCTCGCCGAGCAGATCCGCGCCCTCGGCGAACTCAAGGCGATGGCCGCCTCGTACGGGCACGACGTCTCCGGCCCCGCCACCACGGGACGCGAGGCGATCCAGTGGCTGTACTTCGCCTACCTCGCCGCCGTGAAGGAGCAGAACGGCGCCGCGATGTCCCTCGGCCGGACGTCCACCTTCCTCGACGTCTACCTCCAGCGCGACATCGAGGGCGGTCTCCTCACCGAGGAGCAGGCCCAGGAGCTCGTCGACGACTTCATCATCAAGCTCCGCATCGTCCGCTTCCTGCGCACCCCCGAGTACGACGAGCTGTTCTCCGGCGACCCCACCTGGGTCACCGAGTCCATCGCCGGCATGGGCGAGGACGGCCGTCCGCTGGTCACCAGGACCTCCTTCCGCTACCTCCAGACCCTCTACAACCTCGGCCCGGCCCCCGAGCCGAACATGACGGTCCTCTGGTCGCCCCGGCTCCCGCAGGGCTTCAAGGAGTTCTGCGCGGAGGTCTCCATCGACACCTCCTCCGTCCAGTACGAGTCGGACGAGCTGATGCGCCCGCGCTTCGGCGACGACACCGCCATCGCCTGCTGCGTCTCCGCGATGCCCGTCGGCAAGCAGATGCAGTTCTTCGGCGCCCGCGTGAACCTCGCCAAGACCCTCCTCTACGCGATCAACGGCGGCCGCGACGAGAAGTCCGGCGCCCAGGTCGGACCGGCCACCGACGCCCTCACCTCGGACGTCCTCGACTACGACGAGGTCATGGCCAGGTTCGACGAGCAGATGGAGTGGCTCGCGAGCGTCTACGTCCACGCCCTGAACGTCATCCACTACATGCACGACCGGTACGCCTACGAGCGCATCGAGATGGCGCTCCACGACCGTGACGTCCGCCGCACCATGGCCTGCGGCATCGCCGGCCTCTCCGTCGCCGCCGACTCCCTCGCCGCCGTCAAGTACGCCAAGGTCACCCCGGTCCGGGACGAGACCGGTCTCGCGACCGACTACGTGATCGACGGCGAGTACCCCGCGTACGGCAACAACGACGAACGCGTCGACGAGATCGCGGTAGGGCTGGTCGAGGAGTTCATGCGGAAGGTCCGCAAGCACCCCACCTACCGGAACGCCGAACACACCCAGTCCGTCCTGACCATCACCTCCAACGTCGTCTACGGCAAGAAGACCGGCAACACCCCCGACGGGCGCCGCGCCGGCGAGCCCTTCTCGCCGGGCGCCAACCCGATGAACGGCCGCGACACCCACGGCTACGTGGCCTCGGCCCTGTCGGTCGCCAAGCTCCCGTACGAGGACGCCGAGGACGGCATCTCGCTCACCAACACCGTCACCCCCGACGGCCTGGGCCGCACCCCCGAGGAGCGGATCAGAAACCTCGCGGGCGTCCTCGACGGCTACATGGCCGGCGACGGCTTCCACATGAACGTCAACGTCCTCAACCGCGACGTCCTGAAGGACGCCATCGAGCACCCCGAGAACCACCCGCAGCTGACCATCAGGGTCTCCGGATACGCGGTCAACTTCGTCCGGCTCACCCGCGAGCAGCAGCTCGACGTCCTGAACCGCACCTTCCACGGCTCGCTGTAG
- a CDS encoding SDR family oxidoreductase, with translation MQQPTTRTALVTGSSRGIGRAVARRLAADGMVVAVHYGRDAAAARETVDLIVRDGGRAFSVGADLATHDGVLALVEGVRSGLAAHAGEAVLDVLVNNAAESRSGGHLRDETPELFDRLFAVNVRAPYFLVQGLLPVLRDGGRIINIGSAVTRIALADELAYAMTKGAMETFTRTLAHVVGERRITVNTVAPGPTQTAGLTAAMAAMPELEGMLIGGQALPWVGQPEDIADPVAFLASEDGRWITGTVIDASGGTYLGPKR, from the coding sequence ATGCAGCAGCCCACCACCCGTACCGCCCTCGTCACCGGTTCGTCGCGCGGCATCGGGCGGGCCGTCGCCCGGCGGCTCGCGGCCGACGGGATGGTCGTCGCCGTCCATTACGGGCGGGACGCGGCCGCCGCGCGGGAGACCGTGGACCTGATCGTGCGGGACGGCGGCCGGGCCTTCTCCGTGGGCGCCGACCTGGCCACGCACGACGGAGTCCTCGCGCTCGTCGAGGGGGTCCGGTCCGGGCTCGCCGCGCACGCCGGGGAGGCCGTGCTCGACGTCCTCGTCAACAACGCCGCCGAGAGCCGCTCGGGCGGGCACCTCCGGGACGAGACGCCGGAGCTCTTCGACCGGCTCTTCGCGGTCAACGTCCGGGCGCCGTACTTCCTCGTGCAGGGGCTGCTGCCGGTGCTGCGCGACGGCGGCCGGATCATCAACATCGGCTCGGCCGTCACCCGGATCGCCCTCGCCGACGAGCTGGCGTACGCGATGACGAAGGGGGCGATGGAGACCTTCACCCGCACCCTCGCCCATGTGGTCGGGGAGCGCCGCATCACCGTCAACACGGTCGCCCCGGGCCCGACCCAGACCGCCGGACTCACGGCCGCCATGGCGGCGATGCCCGAGCTGGAGGGGATGCTGATCGGCGGCCAGGCGCTGCCGTGGGTCGGGCAGCCGGAGGACATCGCCGACCCGGTCGCCTTCCTCGCGTCCGAGGACGGCCGCTGGATCACCGGGACCGTGATCGACGCCTCGGGCGGCACCTACCTCGGCCCCAAGCGCTGA
- a CDS encoding ATP-binding protein, whose translation MIFRLLGPLVVSDPAGVTEPAAGGPKVRALLARLLLDAGRTVPVDRLVDGLYGDEPPAGAQGALQAQVSRLRRVLPPGVAVEHSPAGYRLALGAPAEGVDALRFEALTGAGVRAGAAGDPVHAAGLLREALGLWRGPALSDVRDAPFAAGQAARLEGLRLDALEAWAAAELASGTSGTSSEDLSSLVRELAAAVREHPLRERLRGLQMRALGAAGRQAEALAVYEEVRAALAEELGADPSPELSAIHLGLLRGGEAGPGRTGPERVAVPALPAALTDFVGREQERDRLTSLVTVARLVTLVGPGGAGKTRLALEVGTALPGEVRFVDLGAVAGGGRSGSGEVAEAFAAALGVRGGGAERLETALAGRPVLLIVDNCEHVVDETAVLVRRLLATCPLLRVLTTSREALGITGESLLPLGALTPEAAEELFVRRAAAVRPGFTGHARVAELCAGLDGLPLAVELAAARLRSLSVDELADGLGERLERFELLSRGDRTAPERHRTLRAVVEWSWSLLEPGERELAARFSVFRGGATAEAVTRVCGAGAGALASLVEKSLLEARDGRYRMLETIRAYAAGQLPDEDPATGAHHAYYRELAEAADPELRGAAQLEWLARLDAEDANLRAALRRGAPEDGLRLVAALTPYWWLRGLRGRVAAPVAELLERVEPTAELGEEYALCVLAAGLSEGEHVERAREFLAARTVPLRQPYTAFLWSTSVGPGEGLPMGDDPWSRSLVLVGRAFLATATAAGAADRNGADRAAEALLTEALAGFRALGDRWGTATALEGLASLSPEPLPLLAEALALFASLGVAEDVVDLLHRRAAVHEAAGDPDAAAADRARAADTARRAGLKGTTETKGIAATAGATR comes from the coding sequence ATGATCTTCCGCCTTCTCGGGCCTCTCGTGGTGTCCGACCCCGCCGGCGTCACCGAACCCGCCGCCGGCGGGCCCAAGGTCCGCGCCCTGCTGGCCCGGCTCCTCCTCGACGCGGGCCGGACCGTGCCCGTGGACCGGCTCGTCGACGGGCTGTACGGGGACGAGCCGCCGGCCGGTGCGCAGGGCGCGCTCCAGGCGCAGGTCTCCCGGCTGCGCCGGGTCCTGCCGCCGGGGGTGGCGGTGGAGCACTCGCCCGCCGGGTACCGGCTGGCGCTGGGGGCCCCGGCGGAGGGCGTGGACGCACTGCGGTTCGAGGCGCTGACCGGCGCGGGTGTCCGGGCCGGGGCGGCCGGCGACCCCGTGCACGCCGCCGGCCTGCTGCGGGAGGCGCTCGGACTGTGGCGCGGACCGGCGCTCTCCGACGTACGGGACGCGCCCTTCGCCGCGGGGCAGGCGGCCCGGCTCGAAGGGCTGCGGCTCGACGCACTGGAGGCCTGGGCGGCGGCGGAACTGGCCTCGGGTACCTCGGGTACCTCAAGCGAGGACCTCTCTTCGCTGGTACGGGAGTTGGCGGCGGCGGTCCGCGAGCACCCCCTGCGCGAGCGGCTGCGCGGGCTCCAGATGCGGGCGCTGGGCGCGGCGGGGCGGCAGGCCGAGGCGCTCGCCGTGTACGAGGAGGTACGGGCGGCTCTCGCGGAGGAACTGGGCGCCGACCCGTCACCGGAACTGTCCGCCATCCACCTGGGACTGCTGCGGGGCGGGGAGGCGGGCCCTGGACGGACGGGCCCGGAGCGGGTGGCCGTTCCGGCCTTGCCCGCGGCGCTGACGGACTTCGTGGGGCGGGAGCAGGAGCGGGACCGACTGACCTCGCTGGTGACGGTCGCCCGCCTGGTGACCCTGGTGGGGCCCGGCGGGGCGGGCAAGACCCGGCTGGCCCTGGAGGTGGGCACGGCCCTGCCGGGCGAGGTGCGCTTCGTGGACCTGGGGGCGGTGGCGGGCGGCGGGCGGAGCGGTTCCGGGGAGGTCGCCGAGGCCTTCGCGGCGGCGCTCGGAGTGCGGGGCGGCGGCGCGGAGCGACTCGAAACGGCGCTGGCCGGGCGGCCAGTGCTGCTGATCGTGGACAACTGCGAGCACGTCGTCGACGAGACCGCCGTCCTCGTACGCCGCCTGCTCGCCACCTGCCCTCTGCTGCGGGTCCTGACGACGAGCCGGGAGGCGCTCGGGATCACCGGCGAGTCGCTGCTGCCGCTCGGGGCGCTGACGCCCGAGGCCGCCGAGGAGCTGTTCGTACGGCGGGCCGCGGCCGTGCGGCCCGGATTCACGGGCCACGCGCGCGTGGCGGAGCTCTGCGCGGGGCTGGACGGGCTGCCGCTCGCCGTCGAGCTCGCGGCGGCCCGGCTGCGCTCGCTCTCCGTCGACGAGCTCGCCGACGGCCTCGGCGAGCGGCTCGAACGCTTCGAGCTGCTGTCGCGCGGGGACCGCACGGCGCCGGAGCGCCACCGGACCCTGCGGGCGGTGGTCGAGTGGAGCTGGTCCCTCCTCGAACCCGGCGAGCGGGAACTGGCCGCCCGTTTCTCGGTGTTCCGGGGCGGCGCTACGGCGGAGGCGGTGACCCGGGTGTGCGGCGCGGGGGCCGGCGCGCTGGCCTCGCTGGTGGAGAAGTCGCTGCTGGAGGCGCGGGACGGCCGCTACCGGATGCTGGAGACGATCCGCGCCTACGCCGCCGGACAGCTGCCCGACGAGGACCCGGCGACCGGAGCCCACCACGCGTACTACCGCGAGCTCGCGGAGGCCGCGGACCCCGAACTGCGCGGAGCCGCGCAGCTGGAGTGGCTGGCCCGGCTGGACGCCGAGGACGCGAACCTGCGGGCGGCGCTGCGGCGGGGCGCGCCGGAGGACGGGCTGCGGCTGGTGGCCGCGCTCACCCCGTACTGGTGGCTGCGCGGACTCCGGGGCCGGGTCGCGGCGCCGGTCGCGGAGCTCCTGGAGCGGGTGGAGCCGACGGCGGAGCTGGGCGAGGAGTACGCGCTGTGCGTGCTGGCGGCGGGGCTGAGCGAGGGGGAACACGTCGAGCGTGCCCGGGAGTTCCTGGCCGCGCGGACGGTTCCGCTCCGGCAGCCGTACACGGCGTTCCTGTGGTCGACGTCGGTGGGCCCGGGCGAGGGTCTGCCGATGGGCGACGACCCCTGGTCCCGCTCGCTGGTCCTCGTGGGGCGCGCCTTCCTGGCGACCGCGACGGCGGCAGGGGCCGCTGACAGGAACGGCGCGGATCGGGCTGCCGAGGCGCTCCTGACGGAGGCCCTGGCCGGCTTCCGGGCGCTCGGCGACCGGTGGGGGACGGCCACGGCCCTGGAGGGCCTGGCGTCCCTCTCCCCCGAACCGCTGCCCCTCCTCGCGGAGGCCCTGGCCCTGTTCGCCTCCCTGGGTGTCGCCGAGGACGTCGTGGACCTGCTCCACCGCCGCGCCGCCGTCCATGAGGCAGCGGGCGACCCGGACGCCGCCGCGGCCGACCGCGCCCGCGCGGCGGACACGGCCCGCAGGGCCGGCCTGAAGGGGACGACGGAGACGAAGGGCATCGCGGCGACGGCGGGGGCCACGCGATGA